Proteins encoded by one window of Pirellulales bacterium:
- a CDS encoding VOC family protein, protein MPTSLPITAVNHLTVTTRRLAASRKFYCDVLGFQEVPRPNFNFRGAWLFNFGLMIHIIESGTAGDPHAEIQTREPHLALHSDDLESCERLLQEHCIAYRKNEVPDLGIKQLFFQDPDGYHIEVGKYPPLPKPQ, encoded by the coding sequence ATGCCAACTTCTCTGCCGATTACAGCCGTCAATCACCTGACAGTCACGACTCGCCGCCTGGCTGCAAGCCGCAAGTTTTATTGCGATGTGCTTGGCTTTCAAGAAGTTCCGCGGCCGAATTTCAATTTTCGCGGCGCATGGCTATTTAACTTCGGCCTGATGATCCACATCATCGAAAGCGGCACAGCGGGCGATCCACATGCGGAGATTCAAACCCGCGAGCCGCATCTGGCGTTGCACAGCGACGACCTGGAATCGTGCGAGCGATTGCTACAAGAACACTGCATTGCCTACCGCAAGAACGAAGTGCCAGACCTCGGTATCAAGCAATTGTTTTTCCAGGATCCGGACGGTTATCACATTGAAGTAGGCAAGTATCCGCCGCTGCCGAAGCCCCAATAA
- a CDS encoding glutamate synthase subunit beta: protein MGDVRGFLKYGRKVSGKQPIAERVKHFREFLTVLPEEELRVQGARCMDCGVPFCHTGCPLGNIIPDWNDLVYRDHWREAINRLHATNNFPEFTGRVCPAPCEAACVLGIHEDPVAIKQLEMSIADRGFDEGWIVPEPPLARTGKKIVVVGSGPAGLAAAQQLNRAGHYVTIVERSDRPGGLLMYGIPDFKLEKSRVWRRIKQMEEEGVEFVCNANVGVNVSTADLRRDYDAILLCGGATHPRDLPIPGRGLNGIHFAMEFLPQQNKVNQGDSVPSQILATGKDVIVIGGGDTGSDCDGTSNRQGCRSLTQFELLPQPPDVGPYPRSSERPAGTPWPQWPLILRTSTSHEEGCQREWGILTTQFCGDANGNVESLVTVRIEWGKDEQGRNIFKEVDGTQHVWPCQLVLLAMGFVGPEKVGPITDLGLEIDPRGNVKTDDDFMTSCTGVFAAGDLRRGQSLVVWAIHEGREAARAVDKFLMGVSHLPSVNAGDFVWK from the coding sequence ATGGGTGACGTTCGCGGATTTCTGAAGTACGGCCGCAAGGTGAGCGGCAAACAGCCCATCGCAGAACGGGTGAAGCACTTCCGTGAATTTCTCACGGTATTGCCTGAGGAAGAACTGCGAGTCCAAGGCGCTCGTTGTATGGATTGTGGCGTGCCGTTTTGCCACACGGGTTGCCCGCTGGGAAACATCATTCCTGATTGGAACGATTTGGTCTACCGCGACCACTGGCGCGAAGCGATCAACCGCTTGCATGCCACCAATAACTTTCCCGAGTTTACCGGGCGCGTCTGTCCTGCCCCTTGCGAAGCAGCTTGCGTACTGGGAATCCATGAAGACCCTGTGGCGATCAAGCAGCTTGAAATGTCGATTGCTGACCGCGGCTTCGACGAAGGCTGGATCGTTCCCGAACCGCCGCTCGCACGCACGGGCAAGAAGATTGTCGTCGTCGGCAGTGGCCCAGCCGGATTGGCCGCGGCTCAGCAACTAAATCGCGCTGGCCACTACGTGACGATCGTGGAACGCTCTGATCGCCCAGGCGGATTGCTGATGTACGGCATTCCCGATTTCAAACTCGAAAAGTCGAGAGTATGGCGGCGGATCAAGCAGATGGAAGAGGAGGGCGTCGAATTCGTTTGCAATGCAAATGTTGGCGTGAATGTCTCTACTGCCGATCTGCGGCGCGATTACGATGCCATTCTGCTCTGCGGCGGCGCTACCCATCCCCGCGACTTGCCCATTCCCGGTCGCGGACTAAACGGGATCCATTTTGCAATGGAGTTTCTGCCGCAGCAGAACAAAGTCAATCAAGGCGATTCCGTACCTAGCCAGATTTTAGCCACCGGCAAAGACGTCATTGTCATTGGCGGAGGCGATACTGGCAGCGACTGCGACGGCACCTCGAATCGCCAAGGCTGTCGCAGCTTGACACAGTTCGAACTACTGCCGCAGCCGCCCGATGTGGGACCGTACCCCCGCTCAAGCGAGCGACCCGCGGGCACACCATGGCCGCAGTGGCCATTGATTCTGCGCACGAGCACTTCGCACGAAGAAGGTTGCCAGCGCGAGTGGGGCATCCTGACCACGCAATTCTGCGGCGATGCCAACGGCAATGTCGAAAGCCTCGTCACGGTGCGCATCGAGTGGGGAAAAGACGAGCAAGGCCGCAACATTTTCAAGGAAGTCGATGGCACTCAGCATGTTTGGCCCTGCCAATTGGTATTGCTTGCGATGGGGTTTGTCGGCCCAGAAAAGGTCGGTCCGATCACCGATCTCGGCCTTGAAATCGATCCCCGTGGCAACGTCAAAACCGACGACGACTTCATGACAAGTTGCACTGGAGTGTTCGCTGCAGGCGACCTGCGCCGCGGCCAGTCGCTGGTGGTGTGGGCGATTCACGAAGGACGCGAGGCGGCGCGGGCGGTGGATAAGTTTTTGATGGGAGTTAGCCATCTGCCCAGCGTAAATGCTGGAGACTTTGTGTGGAAATAG
- a CDS encoding HEAT repeat domain-containing protein, with protein MSLSNCLSIGWRIAEIFGIAALLIVAGCNADPSMEYQSLPQPVNQPTIRFTSNIAPGQLIAESLGQIGEPAVDALKQSLADKNPIVRVEACRALGYMGVKANAAVAELIAALDDSEEAVRLEAARALGDIGEASAPAVPRLIELLRQQR; from the coding sequence ATGAGCCTTTCAAATTGTCTTTCGATCGGTTGGCGAATTGCCGAGATCTTTGGAATTGCTGCGCTGCTGATTGTCGCAGGATGCAATGCTGATCCATCGATGGAATATCAGTCGCTGCCTCAGCCAGTGAATCAGCCGACGATTCGGTTCACCAGCAACATTGCACCCGGCCAGCTTATCGCGGAGTCGCTCGGCCAAATCGGCGAACCCGCGGTCGATGCGTTAAAGCAATCACTGGCCGATAAAAACCCTATTGTTCGCGTCGAAGCATGCCGAGCGCTTGGATATATGGGAGTCAAAGCAAACGCCGCGGTCGCCGAACTTATCGCGGCACTCGACGACTCCGAGGAAGCTGTTCGTCTGGAAGCCGCCCGAGCGCTTGGCGACATCGGCGAAGCTTCCGCCCCTGCCGTTCCGCGGTTGATCGAGTTACTGCGACAACAGCGATAG
- a CDS encoding glycoside hydrolase family 25 protein, whose protein sequence is MSYTCFVVVAWNSAPAAAAHLEGVDISHWQGALSQLNWNSVQSAGKSFAFIKASEGVSFADPQFVNNISRATTAGILAGAYHYARPDLGNSAVAEANWFVNQAGSFMQHPYLRPVLDLEVAGVNSTSGRTFLSNWINDFMNRVVALKGPSAEPIVYMNTNYATNYVNSTVANRTLWIANWPASPNPHSDNPGTGVFPTWAFWQYTSSGSVPGISGRVDLDVAHGDMNFVRSFMISEPSTSVFACIAVLIAALAGVGLSLRARKVIIGASAAADTCLLQCDNRPDPGKTIA, encoded by the coding sequence GTGAGTTACACTTGCTTTGTTGTCGTGGCGTGGAATAGCGCGCCGGCTGCGGCCGCTCATCTGGAAGGCGTCGACATTTCACACTGGCAAGGTGCGCTTTCGCAATTGAACTGGAATAGCGTCCAAAGCGCTGGCAAATCGTTTGCATTCATCAAGGCGTCGGAAGGGGTCTCGTTCGCCGACCCGCAATTCGTCAACAATATCTCTCGAGCGACGACTGCAGGAATCTTGGCGGGAGCTTATCATTACGCTCGTCCAGACTTAGGCAATTCGGCGGTCGCTGAAGCCAATTGGTTCGTCAACCAAGCGGGCAGCTTCATGCAGCACCCCTATCTGCGTCCGGTGCTCGATCTGGAGGTGGCCGGGGTCAACTCAACGTCAGGCAGGACGTTCTTGTCGAATTGGATCAACGACTTCATGAACCGCGTTGTTGCTCTCAAAGGTCCATCTGCGGAGCCGATCGTCTACATGAACACAAATTACGCTACGAACTATGTGAATTCGACGGTCGCCAACCGCACACTTTGGATCGCCAACTGGCCCGCGTCCCCCAATCCGCATTCGGATAACCCAGGAACCGGTGTCTTTCCGACTTGGGCATTTTGGCAATACACTTCTTCGGGTTCCGTTCCTGGTATTTCTGGACGTGTCGATCTTGACGTCGCCCACGGCGATATGAACTTCGTCCGCTCGTTTATGATCTCAGAACCGAGTACGTCTGTGTTTGCTTGCATCGCCGTTCTGATTGCAGCCTTGGCCGGCGTTGGTCTCTCGTTGCGAGCGAGAAAAGTCATTATTGGGGCTTCGGCAGCGGCGGATACTTGCCTACTTCAATGTGATAACCGTCCGGATCCTGGAAAAACAATTGCTTGA